A single window of Thalassomonas viridans DNA harbors:
- a CDS encoding ATP-binding cassette domain-containing protein → MACITINKLNYSLPCGKVLIADLNLSLHKGFYTLLGDNGSGKSTLAKLLCGEILPSSGTLICESTLGYLPQLTRMSKETAGQTVAQFLMLDKQLEALARISAGGTDGKDFELVGDNWLLAQQTQETLQQAGLEITLEQKCHQLSGGEFTRLQLIKLLAAEPDFLVLDEPSNHLDAAGKTWLKQVLTRFHGGILLISHDRELLMLAEYTLHLHQGIIKVYGGNYQEYCRQNQALQQGLERRLKNKNEQLKAVKKRQQASSEKAQKRRQTAVKNRKSGGQAKVLLDFKKNKAQAATSGRHKQNNRQLAALSEEIAKVQAGLETGVSLNIRLAQAKEHRQSLLTVTGLALPFTGIKGLSFVLGQGEKLRLHGANGSGKSTLLRLFAGEGPSLPGTGQAISSRARVLYFDQFFSQLALKGEDSDKAQTSMLDALGFFCPLLSECQSRAALAAVGFRGLLAEKSLASLSGGEMAKLTIAIISCLSSGDLLLLDEPDNHLDLRSKALFARALADFNGSFILVSHDSFFVEQAGIGREINLS, encoded by the coding sequence ATGGCCTGCATAACAATCAATAAACTCAATTATTCCCTACCCTGCGGCAAGGTACTGATTGCCGATCTTAACCTGAGTCTGCACAAGGGGTTTTATACCTTGCTTGGTGACAACGGCTCAGGTAAATCCACGCTGGCCAAATTGCTCTGCGGGGAAATTTTACCCAGCTCCGGCACGCTTATTTGCGAGTCGACATTAGGCTATTTGCCCCAGCTGACCCGGATGTCGAAAGAGACCGCAGGGCAAACCGTGGCGCAATTTTTAATGCTGGATAAGCAGCTTGAGGCATTGGCGCGTATCAGCGCAGGAGGAACAGACGGTAAAGACTTCGAGCTTGTCGGTGACAACTGGCTGCTGGCGCAGCAGACACAGGAGACGCTGCAACAGGCGGGACTGGAAATAACCCTGGAGCAAAAATGCCATCAACTCAGCGGCGGGGAGTTTACCCGTTTGCAGCTGATCAAACTGCTGGCGGCAGAACCGGATTTTCTGGTGTTGGACGAACCCTCCAATCATCTGGACGCTGCAGGCAAAACCTGGCTAAAACAGGTGCTAACCCGATTTCACGGTGGTATTTTGCTGATCAGCCATGATCGGGAGCTATTGATGCTGGCGGAGTACACCTTACATCTGCACCAGGGAATTATAAAGGTTTACGGCGGCAACTATCAGGAATACTGCCGGCAAAACCAGGCTTTGCAACAGGGGCTTGAACGCCGACTGAAAAATAAAAACGAACAGTTAAAAGCCGTGAAAAAACGTCAGCAGGCCAGCAGCGAAAAGGCGCAAAAGCGTCGGCAAACGGCAGTGAAAAACCGCAAGTCCGGGGGCCAGGCCAAAGTCCTGCTGGACTTTAAAAAGAATAAAGCTCAGGCGGCCACCAGCGGGCGGCACAAACAAAATAACCGGCAACTGGCGGCCTTGTCTGAGGAGATTGCCAAAGTCCAAGCCGGACTGGAAACCGGTGTCAGCTTGAATATCAGGCTGGCACAAGCCAAAGAGCACAGGCAAAGCCTGTTAACCGTGACCGGGCTTGCACTGCCTTTTACCGGCATTAAAGGGCTGAGTTTTGTTCTGGGGCAGGGGGAGAAACTGCGCCTGCATGGGGCGAACGGCAGCGGCAAGTCTACCTTGCTCAGGCTGTTTGCCGGAGAGGGACCGTCTTTGCCCGGAACAGGACAGGCGATAAGTTCGCGGGCCAGGGTCTTGTATTTTGATCAGTTTTTCAGCCAGCTGGCCCTTAAGGGTGAGGATAGCGATAAAGCACAGACAAGCATGCTGGATGCCCTCGGTTTTTTTTGTCCTTTGCTTAGCGAGTGCCAGAGCCGGGCGGCGCTGGCAGCCGTGGGATTTCGGGGACTGCTGGCGGAAAAATCCCTGGCAAGCTTAAGCGGCGGTGAAATGGCGAAACTCACCATAGCCATCATCAGCTGTCTTAGCAGCGGTGATCTGCTGTTGCTGGATGAACCGGACAATCACCTGGACCTGCGCAGCAAAGCGCTCTTTGCCCGGGCACTGGCGGATTTTAACGGCAGTTTTATCCTGGTCAGCCATGACAGCTTTTTTGTTGAGCAGGCGGGGATCGGCCGGGAAATTAACTTGTCATAA
- a CDS encoding DUF885 domain-containing protein — translation MNKKWIFGACLSLGLCCSGFARAEADWVERSNQYSQILLETIAQLSPESAAEVGLTGFDNSIIDLKPGINDRAIKGHKEAKAKLLKIKKKEKHPAVRQDLEILLTAIDDSLQQIALEQQYYFPYFDASEMIYDGLRGLLDHQNTPKQHKAALVRLQRYTGMEIGYQPLTELAKAEILRGLKQLGKSGPLKESIEKDLENSETLLKEIETLFTDFNVAGFEKPYSELKTQIRQYNDFLRSQVLPRGRDDFKLPEEMYAFALKEYGVDMPLDELQRRAKVEFKQLQNTMQAQAREIARQRGYADNDYRAVLKSLKKQQITGEAILPFYHEKNDALEEIIRREQIITLPERDLVIRLASAAESAQTPAPFMKPPRMIGNTGEVGEFVLPLKYPGAKDGQSLHIDDFTYEAAAWPLSAHEARPGHELQFASMVEKGVSTARMIFAFNSVNAEGWALYMEEEIKPYLTLEGRFATNWSRLIRAARAFLDPGLNTGQISKAQALKVLKEDLVLSDALATSELERYTFRGQGQATSYFVGYSRLMALRAETELLLADKFNRQAYHDFILAQGLLPPVLLKKAVMTTFVDRYK, via the coding sequence ATGAATAAAAAATGGATATTCGGCGCCTGCCTCAGCCTGGGCCTGTGTTGCTCCGGGTTTGCCCGGGCGGAAGCCGACTGGGTAGAGCGCAGCAACCAGTACAGCCAGATTTTGCTGGAAACCATTGCCCAATTGTCGCCGGAATCGGCGGCTGAGGTCGGGCTAACCGGCTTTGACAACAGCATTATCGATTTAAAACCCGGCATCAACGACAGGGCGATCAAAGGTCATAAAGAAGCCAAAGCCAAACTGTTAAAAATAAAGAAAAAAGAAAAACACCCCGCAGTCAGGCAGGATCTGGAAATTTTATTGACCGCCATCGACGACTCCCTGCAGCAAATCGCCCTGGAGCAGCAGTATTATTTCCCCTATTTTGATGCCAGCGAAATGATTTATGACGGCCTGCGCGGCTTGCTCGACCATCAGAATACCCCAAAGCAGCACAAGGCCGCCCTGGTCAGGCTACAACGTTATACCGGCATGGAAATCGGCTACCAGCCGTTAACCGAGCTGGCCAAAGCCGAAATCTTAAGGGGACTGAAACAGCTGGGCAAGTCAGGCCCGTTAAAGGAAAGCATAGAAAAAGACCTGGAAAACAGTGAAACCTTACTGAAAGAGATAGAAACCCTGTTTACGGATTTCAACGTCGCAGGTTTTGAAAAACCCTATAGCGAGCTGAAAACCCAAATCCGGCAATACAATGATTTTCTCCGCAGCCAGGTACTGCCCCGCGGCCGCGACGACTTTAAATTACCCGAAGAAATGTATGCCTTTGCCTTAAAAGAATACGGCGTGGATATGCCGCTGGATGAGCTGCAGCGCCGGGCCAAGGTGGAATTTAAACAGCTGCAAAACACCATGCAGGCCCAGGCGAGGGAGATCGCTAGGCAACGCGGTTATGCCGACAACGACTACCGGGCCGTGCTCAAGTCGCTGAAAAAGCAGCAGATCACGGGTGAAGCCATTTTACCTTTCTACCACGAAAAAAATGACGCCCTGGAAGAGATCATCAGGCGGGAGCAAATCATCACCCTGCCGGAGCGGGACTTAGTGATCCGCCTGGCATCCGCCGCCGAAAGCGCACAAACCCCGGCGCCCTTTATGAAACCGCCGCGCATGATAGGCAATACCGGCGAAGTGGGAGAATTTGTGCTGCCGCTGAAATATCCCGGCGCCAAAGACGGCCAGTCGCTGCATATCGACGATTTTACCTATGAAGCGGCCGCCTGGCCGTTAAGCGCCCACGAAGCCAGACCCGGACACGAGTTACAGTTTGCCTCCATGGTGGAAAAAGGCGTGTCGACCGCGCGGATGATTTTCGCCTTTAATTCGGTCAATGCCGAGGGCTGGGCCCTGTATATGGAAGAAGAAATCAAACCTTACCTGACCCTGGAAGGCAGGTTTGCCACCAACTGGAGCCGTTTGATCCGCGCCGCCAGGGCCTTCCTGGATCCGGGATTAAATACCGGCCAGATCAGCAAGGCCCAGGCGCTTAAGGTGCTTAAAGAAGATCTGGTCCTGTCCGACGCCCTGGCCACCTCTGAGCTGGAGCGCTATACCTTCCGCGGTCAGGGACAGGCAACCTCGTATTTTGTCGGTTACAGCCGTTTGATGGCGCTTCGGGCGGAAACCGAGCTCTTGCTGGCGGACAAGTTTAACCGCCAAGCATATCACGACTTTATCCTGGCACAGGGCCTGCTGCCCCCTGTCCTGTTGAAAAAAGCCGTGATGACGACTTTTGTCGATCGCTATAAATAA
- a CDS encoding substrate-binding periplasmic protein gives MGLIFKVLLRLVWALFLVIAFNSLTASAQQPVSLNIYTELMPPYQLIDSNNRIAGINIEILRLLLASEGIEHRLELMPWTRAYKAAQANKSGGVISTALTRSRFDKFKWVGPFPASSDGVYLFRRSEEDHIVINTYEDIKKYSLGYVRLGIYEEIFRSKGLTEQQLLGFASSNESYKMLFNGKIDLALGSEITIADSLAIHGFPPDHVVKVFQIKDIGGNYLALNRQVPDELVGRLNLRLKQMRHSRQVRDIINKYSSADKIIWRESYLRTETGLPLR, from the coding sequence ATGGGGCTGATATTCAAGGTGTTGTTACGGCTGGTTTGGGCGCTATTTTTGGTCATTGCCTTTAACTCCCTGACGGCAAGTGCGCAGCAGCCGGTATCCTTAAATATCTATACCGAGCTGATGCCCCCGTATCAGCTTATCGACAGCAACAACCGCATAGCCGGTATCAATATTGAAATCCTGAGGTTGCTTTTGGCAAGTGAAGGGATAGAGCACCGGCTTGAGCTTATGCCCTGGACCCGGGCGTACAAAGCGGCCCAGGCCAATAAATCCGGCGGGGTGATCTCTACCGCCCTGACCCGATCCCGTTTCGATAAGTTTAAATGGGTCGGTCCCTTTCCCGCCAGTTCCGACGGGGTTTACCTGTTTCGCCGGTCGGAGGAAGATCATATAGTGATCAATACGTATGAGGATATTAAAAAATATTCTCTCGGCTACGTCCGGCTGGGGATCTATGAGGAAATCTTCCGCAGCAAGGGACTTACAGAGCAGCAATTGCTGGGGTTTGCCAGCAGCAATGAAAGTTATAAGATGTTGTTTAACGGTAAGATAGATCTGGCACTGGGCTCAGAGATCACCATAGCCGATTCCCTGGCTATACACGGCTTTCCGCCGGATCATGTGGTGAAAGTGTTTCAGATTAAAGACATAGGCGGCAATTACCTGGCGTTGAACCGCCAGGTGCCGGACGAGCTGGTCGGGCGTTTAAATCTCAGGCTGAAGCAGATGCGTCACAGCCGGCAGGTCAGGGATATCATCAACAAATACAGCTCGGCGGATAAAATAATCTGGCGGGAGTCCTACCTGCGGACGGAAACCGGGCTGCCGCTCCGTTAG
- a CDS encoding sphingomyelin phosphodiesterase → MTFSLKALTALCFGASLALPALADSDVYVTNNSAQALSVTVNHTGDALLREGSEWQQHVQTLEPWETRMVLSFNRWENVKSGKTYNFETVLTNEYGDSVALHQQVKGHWFNSSLKHGASSNDFPLRWHDDRDIHREHMQMSQQGSATELAFKAAATARYDDLYYAVTPEKIDEQANPDADTLKVMTYNIWALPAIASHIGDRYDILPEHMKGYDVLMLQEVFASGRDAFLRTLAAEYPYQTKMLDKDGFNIYDGGVTIVSRYPIVNQGQYVYPDCSGSDCFADKGLNYAEIIKGGKAYHLLATHTASFDTDTAREYRQRQFQQMRTFAENLDIPANETVIYGGDFNVNKRKFAGDYADMLANLNAEEPAYGGYTESTFDPRINDFAGKALSGGENIEYLDYIVVSKGHRAREHNTNVVKIPRTSDERLFKHWNLSDHFPVITELR, encoded by the coding sequence ATGACATTCAGTTTAAAAGCCCTTACCGCCCTGTGTTTTGGCGCCTCACTTGCCCTGCCGGCCCTGGCCGACAGCGATGTGTACGTGACCAATAATTCCGCGCAGGCCCTGTCGGTAACGGTCAACCATACCGGTGACGCCTTATTGAGGGAAGGCAGTGAATGGCAACAGCATGTACAAACCCTGGAGCCCTGGGAAACCCGTATGGTGCTCAGTTTTAACCGCTGGGAAAATGTAAAATCCGGCAAAACCTACAACTTTGAAACTGTGCTTACCAATGAATACGGCGACAGCGTCGCCCTGCACCAGCAGGTAAAAGGCCACTGGTTTAATTCCAGCTTAAAACACGGCGCCAGCTCAAACGACTTCCCCTTGCGCTGGCATGACGACAGGGACATTCACCGCGAGCACATGCAAATGAGCCAGCAGGGATCTGCTACCGAGCTGGCCTTTAAGGCGGCGGCCACCGCCCGTTACGACGATCTCTATTATGCCGTCACCCCGGAAAAAATCGACGAGCAGGCCAACCCCGACGCCGATACCTTAAAGGTAATGACCTATAATATCTGGGCTTTGCCCGCCATAGCCTCCCATATCGGCGACCGCTACGACATCCTGCCCGAGCATATGAAAGGCTATGACGTCCTGATGCTGCAGGAAGTGTTTGCCTCCGGCCGCGATGCCTTCCTGCGTACGCTGGCGGCAGAATATCCGTATCAGACCAAAATGCTGGATAAAGACGGCTTTAACATCTACGACGGCGGCGTCACTATCGTCAGCCGCTACCCCATAGTCAATCAGGGGCAATATGTGTATCCCGACTGCAGCGGCAGCGACTGTTTTGCCGACAAGGGCCTGAACTACGCCGAAATTATCAAAGGCGGCAAAGCCTATCACCTGCTGGCTACCCATACCGCTTCTTTTGATACCGACACCGCCCGCGAATACCGCCAGCGCCAGTTCCAACAGATGCGCACCTTTGCCGAGAACCTGGATATCCCGGCGAATGAAACCGTGATTTACGGCGGCGACTTTAATGTCAACAAACGCAAGTTTGCCGGCGATTATGCCGATATGCTTGCCAACCTGAATGCCGAGGAGCCGGCTTACGGCGGTTATACCGAGTCGACCTTTGATCCGCGCATCAACGATTTTGCCGGCAAGGCCCTTTCCGGCGGTGAAAATATCGAATACCTGGATTACATAGTGGTCAGCAAGGGGCACAGGGCACGGGAGCACAACACTAACGTAGTGAAAATCCCGAGAACTTCGGACGAGCGCCTGTTTAAACACTGGAACCTGTCGGATCACTTCCCTGTGATCACGGAACTGCGTTAA